The Methanothermobacter sp. sequence ATTTTGGGATTTTGTTGACGAGTTTTATTCCATTTTTTGTGAGGATTTTTTTATTTTTTGGGTTTAGGGTATTGTAGATGTCCCATGCGAATACTTTTTTAAAGTGTTTTTTGAGTGCGAGTGCTATTGTCATGCCGCCGTGGGTGAGATCTACTACGAGTGCTTCCATTATTATACGACCCTATTCTTTGCTGGGTGTTATACCCCCTTCGATTAGTTTTTCTCTAACCTTCTTGTAGAAGTTTTTGCTTAACCTTACGAAGTAGGCTTTGTTTTTAGATTTTTGAAAGATTAATTCTTCCATATAATTTACTTCCTCTTTGAATTGTCCATCAACTACTGCTATGGCCTTTTTACCTTTTTTTAACAATTTTATCCTGATTTTGCTTTCATCCGATACTACTAGAGGTCTTGCGCTTAATTTGAAGGGGCATATTGGGACTATTATAAATGCTTCTACTCTCGGGTCGACGATGGGGCCCCCAGCTGACATGGAGTATGCTGTGGAACCGCTTGGAGTTGCTACTATTATCCCGTCGGCCCTTAGTTCTTCAACAACTTCATCATCAACTAATATTTGGATGTGTAACATTTTTGCTGGTTCTCTTGTCATCATAACAACTTCGTTGAGAGCTGATGGTAATTTGCCATGATGGTAGACGTCTAGTTGTGTTCGCTCCTCTATTATATAATGTCCTTTGAGGACTTCCTTGAGTTCTTGGAATACATTTTTGGGGTCGATTTCTGTTAAAAATCCTACTGTACCCATATTCACTCCAATTAATGGTATTTTCTTCCCCTCTATGAAACTTTGGGTGCGTAGTATTGTCCCGTCACCTCCAACGGTTAGGATGATGTCAACATCCATTTCTTTTAGTTCCTTTGCTAATTTTTTGAATTCTGGGATTTTTTCCGCTAGTGAGGTGTCAATGGAAACTTTAACGCCATTTTCTATGAGGAATTCAATAATTTTTTTTGCTAATGTAATGGCCTTGGGGATGTCTAGGCGCGCCACCACACCTATACGCATTAGATAACCTCCAATGCTTTCATTATTTTCTGGTGTAATTGCTTGTTCCCAGCTGCTATGAGCGAAGTGCGCTCTTTAACATTTAAAAGGCCGTTTATGGGTTCTCCTTTTTCGGTGGTGACTATGCCCCCGGCTTCTTCGACTATTAACCTTGAAGCGGCGATGTCGACTACTCTTAGATTTCCTCGCAAGTCCATGAAAGCGTCATATGCTCCGCTGGCAACATATGAAAGTTCTAATGCTACTGAGCCTAGTATTCTCATCCTACGGATAATACGACATATATTATCGATTTTGGGGAATTTGGTGCCGTATATGAAGGCGCCCATCGAAGATTCTTCAAGCAATTCTTGTTTGGATGGTTTTATCCTTTCATCATTTAAGTATGCTCCGCGTCCTCTTAGGGCCTCGTAAATGTCGTCAGTGGCGAAATTTTTAACAAAACCCATTTTCACATCATTTAATGATGGTAAAAGATCACTGGGATGGTATTCTGCAATTGCAATGGATATGCCATAGAATGGTATGTTTTTGATGGCGTTTGTGGTTCCGTCAAGAGGGTCTACAACGAATATTATCTGGGGCTCTGAATCTTCCTTTTCGCCTATTTTAAGGTATCCTATCTCTTCGCTGATTAATGTAACGGGTCTCTCAGTATTTTCCAAGACATTTATGGTTTCATCTTCGGCTACAAGGTCTATTAATTTTGTTGGCGTCCCGTCAGCGCCTATTTTTATTATTTCACCAGCTTCCTTTTTACCCACGAGGGGTGCTATGGCCTTCTGCACTTGTTCGGCCATTTTAATTGCTATACTTCTCCAATAGTAAATTTCGGATTTTTTCATTCCCACAACACCTAAAAGGCTCCCTCATTATAGGTATACTAGCGCTGCTACTACAGCGCCACATTCTTTGACTTTATGGTTTATTTCTTCCA is a genomic window containing:
- a CDS encoding bifunctional fructose-bisphosphatase/inositol-phosphate phosphatase, encoding MKKSEIYYWRSIAIKMAEQVQKAIAPLVGKKEAGEIIKIGADGTPTKLIDLVAEDETINVLENTERPVTLISEEIGYLKIGEKEDSEPQIIFVVDPLDGTTNAIKNIPFYGISIAIAEYHPSDLLPSLNDVKMGFVKNFATDDIYEALRGRGAYLNDERIKPSKQELLEESSMGAFIYGTKFPKIDNICRIIRRMRILGSVALELSYVASGAYDAFMDLRGNLRVVDIAASRLIVEEAGGIVTTEKGEPINGLLNVKERTSLIAAGNKQLHQKIMKALEVI
- a CDS encoding NAD(+) kinase gives rise to the protein MRIGVVARLDIPKAITLAKKIIEFLIENGVKVSIDTSLAEKIPEFKKLAKELKEMDVDIILTVGGDGTILRTQSFIEGKKIPLIGVNMGTVGFLTEIDPKNVFQELKEVLKGHYIIEERTQLDVYHHGKLPSALNEVVMMTREPAKMLHIQILVDDEVVEELRADGIIVATPSGSTAYSMSAGGPIVDPRVEAFIIVPICPFKLSARPLVVSDESKIRIKLLKKGKKAIAVVDGQFKEEVNYMEELIFQKSKNKAYFVRLSKNFYKKVREKLIEGGITPSKE